TCGTCTCCGAGCTGGGCGTCGGCACCGTCGCGGCGGGCGTGTCCAAGGCCCACGCGGACGTGGTGCTCATCTCCGGCCACGATGGCGGCACGGGCGCGTCGCCGCTGACCAGCCTGAAGCACGCCGGCGGCCCGTGGGAGCTGGGCCTGGCCGAGACGCAGCAGACGCTGCTGCTCAACGGCCTGCGCGACCGCATCCGCGTGCAGTGCGACGGCCAGCTCAAGACCGGCCGCGACGTCATGGTGGCCATGCTGCTCGGTGCGGAGGAGTACGGTTTCGCCACCGCGCCGCTGGTGGTGGAGGGCTGCGTGATGATGCGCGTCTGCCATCTGGACACCTGCCCCGTCGGCATCGCCACGCAGAACCCGGAGCTGCGCAAGAAGTACACGGGCCGGGCCGAGCACGTGGTCAACTTCTTCACGTTCATCGCCGAGGAGATCCGCGAGTACCTGGCGGAGCTGGGTTTCCGCACCATCGACGAGGCCGTCGGCCACGTCGAGTGCCTGCGCCCGCGCTCGGACCTGGCGGAGCTGCCCCGCGCGGCGAAGCTGAACCTCGACCGCATCCTCCACGCCGTCGAGAGCCCCTGGATGGGCCAGGACCCGCGCTGCACCAAGTCGCAGGAGCACGGGTTGGAGGGCACGCTCGACCAGCAGATCATCGCCGACTCCTCGGCGCTGCTGGTCGCCGCCCGCCGCGGCGCGGCCGGCGCCGTCGGGCCGCTGCGCCTGAGCTACCCGATCTCCAACGTCGACCGGTCGGTGGGCACGCGCCTGGGCCACGAGATCACCAAGGCCACCGGCGCCAGGGGGCTTTCCGACGGCGCGCTCGCCGTGGAACTCACCGGCTCCGCCGGCAACTCCTTCGGCGCCTTCGTGCCCTCGGGCGTGGAGCTGCTCCTCGAGGGCGACGCCAATGACTTCGTGGGCAAGGGACTGTCGGGCGGCCGGATCGTCGTCAAGCCGTCCCGGTCGGCCCCGCCGACCGCCGACGCGGCCAGCGACACCATCGCCGGCAACGTCATCGGCTTCGGCGCGACCAGCGGCGAAATCTTCATCCGCGGCACCGTCGGCGAGCGCTTCTGCGTGCGCAACTCCGGCGCGACCGCGGTGGTCGAGGGCATCGGCAACCACGGCTGCGAGTACATGACCGGCGGGCGCGTCGTCGTGCTCGGCCCCGTCGGCCGCAACTTCGGCGCCGGCATGAGCGGCGGCATCGCGTTCCTCCGCGCCGACGGCGGGGCGGAGGAACTGGCCCGGCACATCAACCCCGAGCTCGTCGACCTGCTCGAACCCGACGCCGACGACATCGCGTGGCTCACCGGCGTCATCGCCCGCCACCGCGAGCTGACCGGCTCCACCGCCGACGCCGACCCCGCGTCGATGGTGAAGGTCATGCCCCGCGACTACGCGCGCGTGCTCGATGTCGTCGCGCGCGCCGAAGCCGAGGACCTGGACGTCAACGAAGCGATCATGGAGGCAGTGAACAATGGCTGATCCCAAGGGATTCATGAAGCACCGCCGCGAGGAGCCGGCCCACCGCCCCGTGCCCCTGCGGCTGATGGACTGGAAGGAAGTCCACGAGCACCCGGCGCCCGGGCACATCGAGACCCAGGCGACCCGCTGCATGGACTGCGGCGTGCCGTTCTGCCACGCCGCGTGCCCGCTGGGCAACATCATCCCGGAGTGGAACGACCTGGTGCGGCAGGACCGGTGGCGCGAGGCGTTCGACCGCCTGCACGCGACGAACAACTTCCCGGAGTTCACCGGCCGCCTGTGCCCGGCGCCGTGCGAGGGCGGCTGCGTCCTGGCCATCAACGATGACGCGGTGACCGTCAAGGACATCGAGCTGGCCATCGCCGAGCGCGGCTTCGAGGAGGGCTGGGTTCAGCCGATCCCGCCGAGCTTCGACACCGGCCAGTCGGTCGCGGTGATCGGTTCCGGGCCGGCCGGCCTGGCCGCCGCCCAGCAGTTGACCCGCGCCGGGCATGCGGTGACGGTCTTCGAGCGCGACGACAAGCCCGGCGGGCTGATGCGCTACGGCGTGCCGGACTACAAGATGGAGGCCCGGTTCCTCGACCGCCGCCTGGAGCAGATGGAGGCCGAGGGCACCGTGTTCCGCTGCGGCATCTCGCCGAGCGCCGCTGATCTGGCGGACTTCGACGCGGTGGTGCTGGCCACGGGTGCCACGCTGCCGCGCGACCTGCCCGTCGACGGCCGCGACCTGGACGGCATCCACCAGGCGATGGAGTACCTGCCGCACGCCAACCGCGTGGCGGCCGGCGACGCCGAGGTGCCGGAGATCGACGCCCGGGGCAAGCGCGTGGTGGTCATCGGCGGCGGCGACACCGGCATCGACTGCTTCGGCACCGCCCTGCGCCAGGGCGCGGCGTCGGTCACGCAGTTCGACATCCGCCCGCGGGCCCCGCGCTCGCGTGCGGCGTCGACCCCGTGGCCGATGTACCCGCTGGTCTGGCGCGTGGCCACGGCGCACGAGGAAGGCGAGTACGTCATCTCCGGTTCGGAGCCGCCGGAGGTCACCGCGGCGCTGGGCCTGGATGCGCGGGTGTCCGGCGAGACGCTGGGCAAGCGCGTGTTCAACGCCAACACGGTGTCCTTCCACGGCGAGGACGGGCGAGTCACCGGCATCTCGGCCAACGAGGTCGCCGTCGTCGAGGGCCGCCGCGTGCCCATGAAGGGCACCGACTTCGACATCGACGCCGATCTGGTGCTCATCGCGCTGGGCTTCACCGGCCCCGAGCGCGGCGGGATCGTCGCCGAGCTGGGCGTCGTGTTCGACGAGCGCGGCCGCATGGTCCGCGACGGCGACTACAGGGCGACGCTCGAGCCGGACGCGCTTTACGACGGCTCGTTCACCGGCCCCGTGTTCGTCGCGGGGGACAACGGCCGGGGCGCCAGCCTGATCGTGTGGGCCATCGCCGAGGGCCGCGCCTGCGCCGAGGCGGTGGACCGCCACCTGATGGGCGAGTCGAATCTGCCGCGTGCGGTGGAGCCGGCGGACATGCCCATCGGCGTGTAGCGAAACCGCTGTTGGAGGGGCCGCCGTGACCGGAATTAACCCGGGCGCGGCGGCCCCTCCTTGCGTAT
This genomic stretch from Corynebacterium hansenii harbors:
- a CDS encoding glutamate synthase subunit beta; protein product: MADPKGFMKHRREEPAHRPVPLRLMDWKEVHEHPAPGHIETQATRCMDCGVPFCHAACPLGNIIPEWNDLVRQDRWREAFDRLHATNNFPEFTGRLCPAPCEGGCVLAINDDAVTVKDIELAIAERGFEEGWVQPIPPSFDTGQSVAVIGSGPAGLAAAQQLTRAGHAVTVFERDDKPGGLMRYGVPDYKMEARFLDRRLEQMEAEGTVFRCGISPSAADLADFDAVVLATGATLPRDLPVDGRDLDGIHQAMEYLPHANRVAAGDAEVPEIDARGKRVVVIGGGDTGIDCFGTALRQGAASVTQFDIRPRAPRSRAASTPWPMYPLVWRVATAHEEGEYVISGSEPPEVTAALGLDARVSGETLGKRVFNANTVSFHGEDGRVTGISANEVAVVEGRRVPMKGTDFDIDADLVLIALGFTGPERGGIVAELGVVFDERGRMVRDGDYRATLEPDALYDGSFTGPVFVAGDNGRGASLIVWAIAEGRACAEAVDRHLMGESNLPRAVEPADMPIGV